One window of the Nocardia huaxiensis genome contains the following:
- a CDS encoding DUF1707 SHOCT-like domain-containing protein, with protein MSQSNEKRSTAAVRIDDLERTLTARRLQHAVGEGRLDLMELDRRLGAVYAARTNAELSAVTADLPDHNAETLDLRVGSGTKRVDGQWEVPDRLTAECGSGTIHIDFNNAYCARRQITVKVEIGSGAVVLIVPRGWRVDLDRVQCGSGSVVNRVKLPHFPGAPILRVEGKVNSGAVKARYRYRSPWAWLKRSHTR; from the coding sequence GTGTCCCAGTCCAACGAGAAGCGGTCGACGGCTGCGGTGCGCATCGACGACCTCGAACGGACGCTCACGGCGCGGCGACTACAGCACGCGGTCGGCGAGGGACGACTGGACCTCATGGAACTGGACCGGCGCCTCGGTGCGGTCTACGCGGCCCGCACCAACGCCGAATTGTCCGCTGTCACAGCGGATCTGCCGGATCACAATGCCGAGACGCTGGACCTGCGCGTGGGCAGCGGCACCAAGCGGGTGGACGGACAGTGGGAGGTGCCGGATCGGCTCACCGCCGAGTGCGGTTCCGGCACCATCCACATCGACTTCAACAATGCCTACTGCGCACGCCGGCAAATCACCGTGAAGGTCGAGATCGGTTCCGGAGCGGTCGTGCTGATCGTGCCGCGCGGATGGCGCGTCGACCTCGATCGGGTGCAGTGCGGCAGTGGCAGCGTGGTGAATCGCGTGAAACTGCCGCACTTTCCGGGCGCGCCGATACTGCGGGTCGAGGGCAAGGTGAACTCCGGCGCGGTCAAGGCCCGGTACCGCTACCGGTCGCCGTGGGCGTGGCTGAAGCGATCGCACACCCGCTGA
- a CDS encoding DNA polymerase IV — translation MRRWLLHVDLDQFQAAVEFRRHPELRGQPVIVGGNGDPAEPRKVVSCASYPARAYGVRAGMPLRTAARVCPDGVFLPQDLTTYAEASEEIMELLRTFPGRVEVLGFDEAFLAVDTDDPERLAQEIRSAIAELDLTCAVGIGDNKTRAKLATGFAKAVGKTGDQANPGTGTFRLTSDNWAELMNHRPTTALWGVGARIAKRLSALGIETVGELAAADRDMLAAEFGPNTGPYFWVLGHGGGDTDISAPREPVGRSRSETFPADLTEIADIDDAVTRLATQAAEETFAEGRAIGRVGVTVRTKTFFTRTKQKKLPRACTDVDEIVQTALTVLHAFELDRPIRLLGVRVEFVMLGPDIATEGSRG, via the coding sequence GTGAGGCGTTGGCTCCTGCACGTCGACCTCGACCAATTCCAGGCCGCGGTGGAATTCCGGCGGCATCCGGAGCTGCGCGGGCAACCGGTCATCGTGGGCGGGAACGGCGATCCCGCCGAACCCCGCAAGGTGGTGTCCTGCGCGTCGTATCCGGCGCGGGCCTACGGCGTACGCGCCGGAATGCCGCTGCGCACGGCGGCGCGGGTCTGCCCGGACGGGGTGTTCCTGCCGCAGGACCTGACCACCTACGCCGAGGCGTCCGAGGAGATCATGGAGCTGCTGCGGACCTTCCCCGGGCGTGTGGAGGTGCTCGGATTCGACGAAGCCTTCCTGGCGGTCGACACCGATGATCCCGAACGCCTGGCTCAGGAAATCCGAAGTGCCATAGCGGAATTGGATCTCACCTGCGCGGTCGGCATCGGGGACAACAAGACTCGCGCCAAACTCGCCACCGGGTTCGCGAAGGCGGTCGGCAAGACCGGCGATCAGGCGAACCCCGGAACCGGAACCTTCCGGCTGACCTCGGACAACTGGGCCGAGCTCATGAACCATCGGCCCACCACCGCGCTCTGGGGCGTGGGTGCGCGTATCGCGAAACGGTTGAGCGCCTTGGGAATCGAAACCGTCGGCGAACTCGCCGCCGCCGACCGGGACATGCTCGCAGCCGAATTCGGGCCCAATACCGGGCCGTACTTCTGGGTGCTCGGGCACGGCGGGGGTGACACCGATATCTCGGCGCCGCGAGAACCGGTGGGGCGCAGTCGATCCGAGACGTTTCCCGCCGACCTGACCGAGATCGCCGACATCGACGACGCGGTCACGCGATTGGCCACCCAGGCGGCGGAGGAGACCTTCGCCGAAGGACGCGCCATCGGACGCGTCGGAGTCACCGTGCGCACCAAGACCTTCTTCACCCGCACCAAACAGAAGAAACTGCCCAGGGCCTGCACCGATGTCGACGAGATCGTGCAGACCGCGCTCACTGTGCTGCACGCCTTCGAGCTGGATCGGCCCATCCGGCTGCTCGGGGTGCGAGTCGAATTTGTCATGCTGGGGCCAGACATTGCGACGGAAGGCAGCCGCGGATGA
- a CDS encoding enoyl-CoA hydratase/isomerase family protein has protein sequence MSDYENILFEHNGPIARITLNRPKAANGIDQALADELARAAAYCSEDPAIKVVVLTGAGRFFSAGGDVRAMADSPDTGEFIEKLAATLHHAVSSFARMDALLIVGVNGTAAGAGLSLAVAGDLVVAAESASFTMAYTKVGLNPDGGASYYLPRLIGLRKTQDLMLTNRVLTAADALDWGLLHQVVADDELTTTVETLAQQFAAGPKLSNAHVKKLLLVSSQHTLEEQLNTEAQFITSCARSADGQEGIAAFVAKRAPKFA, from the coding sequence ATGAGCGACTACGAGAACATCCTGTTCGAGCACAACGGGCCCATTGCCCGCATCACCCTCAACCGGCCCAAGGCCGCCAATGGCATCGACCAGGCGCTCGCCGACGAGCTGGCACGGGCCGCCGCGTACTGCTCGGAAGATCCGGCGATCAAGGTGGTCGTGCTGACCGGCGCCGGACGGTTCTTCTCCGCCGGCGGCGATGTGCGCGCCATGGCCGACAGCCCCGACACCGGCGAGTTCATCGAGAAGCTGGCCGCCACGCTGCACCACGCCGTCTCCTCGTTCGCGCGAATGGACGCGCTGCTCATCGTCGGCGTGAACGGCACCGCGGCCGGTGCGGGACTCAGCCTCGCGGTCGCCGGTGACCTGGTGGTCGCCGCCGAATCCGCCTCGTTCACCATGGCCTACACCAAGGTCGGGCTGAACCCCGACGGCGGCGCGTCCTACTACCTGCCGCGGCTCATCGGGCTGCGCAAGACACAGGACCTCATGCTCACCAACCGCGTGCTGACCGCCGCCGACGCCCTCGACTGGGGCCTGCTGCACCAGGTGGTCGCCGACGACGAGCTCACCACCACCGTCGAGACCCTGGCCCAGCAGTTCGCCGCCGGGCCGAAGCTGTCCAACGCGCACGTGAAGAAGCTGCTGCTGGTGTCTTCACAGCACACCCTCGAAGAGCAGCTGAACACCGAAGCCCAGTTCATCACCAGCTGCGCGCGGTCCGCCGACGGCCAGGAGGGCATCGCCGCCTTCGTTGCCAAGCGGGCCCCGAAGTTCGCCTGA
- a CDS encoding oxidoreductase: MEFQAMVAHETDSGITLVRETVGDDFLGPGNVTIRVQYSSANYKDGLAITPRGGVVRAYPIIPGIDLTGEVVESEDPDFAPGDLVVAHGYDIGVAHHGGFTEYAKVPGEWVVKLDGLTPREAAALGTAGFTAAMSVQALLDHGLTTSDGPVLVTGATGGVGTVAVDILAGLGFEVIASTGKIGATELLETLGAKTVIGRLPAEGEKLRPLGKSQWAAAVDSVGGESLAHILSTTNYGGAVAVSGLTGGPSVPTTVMPFILRGVSLLGIDSAHFPIAKRRDLWARLAKDLKPQHLSLLENYAPITEAESVLRSILEGTHSGRTVLGVAGEF, translated from the coding sequence ATGGAGTTCCAGGCGATGGTGGCACACGAAACAGACAGCGGGATCACGCTCGTGCGCGAGACGGTCGGCGACGACTTCCTCGGCCCCGGCAATGTGACGATCAGGGTGCAGTATTCGAGCGCCAACTACAAGGACGGGCTCGCCATCACCCCGCGCGGCGGCGTGGTGCGCGCGTACCCGATCATCCCCGGCATCGATCTCACCGGCGAAGTCGTCGAATCCGAGGACCCCGATTTCGCGCCCGGCGATCTGGTGGTCGCGCACGGCTACGACATCGGCGTCGCCCACCACGGCGGATTCACCGAATACGCCAAGGTTCCGGGCGAATGGGTGGTGAAACTCGACGGCCTCACCCCGCGTGAAGCGGCCGCCCTCGGCACCGCCGGCTTCACCGCCGCCATGAGCGTGCAGGCGCTGCTCGACCACGGCCTCACCACCTCCGACGGCCCGGTCCTGGTCACCGGCGCCACCGGCGGCGTGGGCACGGTGGCGGTCGACATCCTGGCGGGCCTCGGCTTCGAGGTGATCGCCTCCACCGGCAAGATCGGCGCCACCGAACTCCTCGAAACCCTCGGCGCGAAAACGGTCATCGGCCGCCTCCCCGCCGAGGGCGAGAAACTCCGCCCCCTCGGCAAATCCCAGTGGGCCGCCGCCGTCGACAGCGTGGGCGGCGAATCCCTCGCCCACATCCTCTCCACCACCAACTACGGTGGCGCGGTGGCGGTCTCGGGCCTCACCGGCGGCCCGTCCGTCCCCACCACGGTCATGCCCTTCATCCTGCGCGGCGTCTCCCTGCTCGGCATCGACTCCGCCCACTTCCCCATCGCCAAACGCCGCGACCTGTGGGCCCGCCTCGCCAAGGACCTGAAACCCCAGCACCTCTCCCTCCTGGAGAACTACGCCCCCATCACCGAAGCCGAATCGGTACTGCGCTCCATCCTCGAAGGCACCCACTCCGGCCGCACCGTCCTCGGCGTGGCAGGCGAGTTCTAG
- a CDS encoding endonuclease/exonuclease/phosphatase family protein yields MIAVATWNVLHRVHADNYAGDTVERWPREADRIASVAAAIAQLPERVIALQEVSGDQVESLREALPDRTVHVLRYPRVPTPRRLPDPLRDRSENLVIVSDGSSKVVAAENFANDRGNGLLAVEFEDLLVVATHVSGDERRESQFVRLAEVVADRRAVLLGDFNVDRGTVAAALGGDFEVAEFPADSIPTRPRTSGTKSQFIDHVAGRGVTVRDLVVEDVAGVSDHNLVRAVVG; encoded by the coding sequence GTGATTGCAGTTGCCACCTGGAATGTCCTCCACCGCGTCCATGCCGACAACTACGCCGGTGACACTGTCGAGCGGTGGCCACGCGAGGCGGATCGGATCGCGTCCGTCGCTGCAGCAATTGCTCAGCTTCCGGAGCGGGTGATTGCGCTGCAGGAGGTCAGCGGCGATCAGGTGGAGAGTCTTCGTGAGGCGCTGCCGGACCGGACGGTTCATGTGCTGCGCTATCCGCGTGTTCCGACGCCACGACGCCTGCCTGATCCGCTCCGGGACCGTTCGGAGAATCTCGTGATCGTCAGCGATGGGTCGAGCAAGGTGGTGGCGGCCGAGAATTTCGCCAATGATCGCGGGAATGGGCTTCTCGCTGTGGAATTCGAGGATCTACTGGTTGTTGCGACGCATGTGAGCGGTGATGAGCGGCGGGAGAGCCAGTTCGTGCGGCTCGCCGAGGTGGTAGCGGATCGGCGGGCAGTGCTGCTCGGGGACTTCAATGTCGATCGGGGCACCGTGGCGGCGGCGCTCGGCGGGGACTTCGAGGTTGCCGAGTTTCCTGCCGATTCGATTCCGACCAGGCCGCGCACCTCCGGGACGAAGTCGCAGTTCATCGACCATGTGGCGGGGCGCGGAGTTACGGTGCGGGACTTGGTGGTCGAGGATGTGGCCGGGGTGTCCGACCACAATCTCGTGCGGGCGGTGGTGGGCTAG
- the lon gene encoding endopeptidase La, which produces MVVPVELDESAQAAIDAARAGKVNQVLVAPRLDEGYATYGVVATIEQVGRMRGGAPAAVLKAEERAKIGHGVTGPGAALWVEAEAVEVPAADGKTKELAAEYKKLVVAVLQRREAWQVIDAVNQLQDPSALADAAGWASYLSNAEKRELLETVDTATRLSKLIEWTKQHIAETEISEKISEDVREGVEKTQREFLLRQQLNAIRKELGEDEPDGAEDYRARVENAELPDDIREAALREVGRLERSSDQSPESGWIRTWLDTVLELPWTVKTEDSTDVSAARAVLDADHHGLDEVKDRMVEYLAVRARRAARNLEVVGGRGSGAVLVLVGPPGVGKTSLGESVARALGRKFVRVALGGVRDEAEIRGHRRTYVGALPGRIVRAMKEAGSMNPVVLLDEIDKVGSDFRGDPAAALLEVLDPAQNHTFRDHYLDLDLDLSDVLFIATANVMETIPGPLLDRMELITVDGYTEADKVAIARDFLVPRQLERNALTAEEVSVTDAALREIAANYTREAGVRQMERLVAKALRKAATKLSEQADLADAESRVIAGEFVPQPESLGYDEDLGYDEVARTGSLVIDLPDLKEYLGRPRFTPDSVERTAVPGVATGLAVTGAGGDVLYIEANAAEGDRSLTLTGQLGDVMKESAQIALTYVRSHLEEIGIEPKVLDRNIHIHFPAGAVPKDGPSAGVTMVTALVSLALGRQVRSDVGMTGEVTLNGRVLPIGGVKQKLLAAQRAGLKTVFIPARNEPDLDEVPTEVLAALDVRPVADVAEILAYAIEPVAEPAYSGPALSATA; this is translated from the coding sequence ATGGTGGTGCCGGTCGAGCTGGACGAGTCCGCGCAGGCCGCAATCGATGCCGCGCGTGCCGGGAAGGTCAACCAGGTGTTGGTCGCGCCTCGGCTCGACGAGGGGTACGCCACCTACGGCGTCGTCGCCACCATCGAACAGGTGGGTCGGATGCGCGGGGGTGCGCCGGCGGCCGTGTTGAAGGCCGAGGAGCGCGCGAAGATCGGGCACGGGGTGACCGGGCCGGGCGCCGCGCTGTGGGTGGAGGCGGAGGCCGTCGAGGTCCCCGCCGCCGACGGCAAGACCAAAGAGCTTGCGGCGGAATACAAGAAGCTGGTCGTGGCCGTGTTGCAGCGGCGGGAGGCGTGGCAGGTCATCGACGCGGTGAACCAGCTGCAGGATCCTTCCGCGCTGGCCGATGCGGCCGGGTGGGCTTCCTACCTGAGCAATGCCGAGAAGCGGGAGCTGCTCGAAACCGTCGATACCGCAACGCGTTTGAGCAAGCTGATCGAGTGGACCAAGCAACACATCGCCGAGACGGAGATCTCGGAGAAGATCAGTGAGGATGTGCGCGAGGGCGTCGAGAAGACGCAGCGGGAGTTCCTGCTGCGGCAGCAGTTGAACGCGATCCGCAAGGAGCTGGGTGAGGACGAGCCCGACGGGGCCGAGGACTACCGCGCCCGGGTCGAGAACGCCGAGCTGCCGGACGATATCCGGGAGGCGGCGCTGCGCGAGGTCGGGCGGCTGGAGCGGTCCAGCGATCAGAGCCCGGAGTCGGGCTGGATCCGCACCTGGCTGGATACCGTCCTGGAACTGCCGTGGACGGTGAAAACCGAGGACAGCACCGATGTTTCGGCCGCGCGCGCCGTGCTGGACGCCGACCACCACGGGCTGGACGAGGTGAAGGACCGCATGGTCGAGTACCTGGCGGTGCGGGCCCGGCGGGCCGCGCGCAACCTGGAGGTCGTGGGCGGTCGCGGCTCCGGCGCGGTGCTGGTGCTGGTGGGTCCGCCCGGTGTGGGCAAGACCTCGCTGGGTGAGTCCGTGGCTCGTGCGCTGGGCCGCAAGTTCGTGCGGGTCGCCCTGGGTGGCGTGCGCGACGAGGCGGAGATCCGCGGGCACCGGCGCACCTACGTCGGCGCCCTGCCGGGTCGGATCGTGCGCGCCATGAAGGAGGCGGGTTCGATGAATCCCGTTGTCCTGCTGGACGAGATCGACAAGGTCGGCTCCGACTTCCGGGGTGATCCGGCGGCGGCGCTGCTCGAGGTGCTGGACCCCGCGCAGAACCACACCTTCCGCGACCACTACCTGGACCTGGACCTGGATCTGTCGGACGTGCTGTTCATCGCGACCGCGAACGTCATGGAGACGATTCCCGGCCCGCTGCTGGACCGCATGGAGCTGATCACGGTCGACGGCTACACCGAGGCCGACAAGGTGGCCATCGCCCGCGACTTCCTGGTCCCGCGCCAGCTGGAGCGCAATGCCCTGACGGCGGAGGAGGTTTCGGTCACCGACGCCGCCCTGCGCGAGATCGCCGCCAACTACACCCGGGAAGCCGGCGTGCGGCAGATGGAGCGCCTGGTCGCCAAGGCCCTGCGCAAGGCAGCCACCAAACTGTCCGAGCAGGCCGACCTGGCCGACGCCGAAAGCCGCGTCATAGCAGGTGAATTCGTGCCGCAGCCCGAATCCCTGGGCTACGACGAGGATCTCGGCTACGACGAGGTCGCGCGCACCGGTTCCCTGGTCATCGACCTGCCGGACCTGAAGGAGTACCTGGGCCGCCCCCGCTTCACCCCGGATTCGGTGGAACGCACCGCGGTCCCCGGTGTCGCAACGGGTTTGGCGGTGACCGGCGCGGGCGGCGACGTCCTCTACATCGAGGCCAATGCCGCCGAGGGCGACCGCTCCCTGACCCTCACCGGTCAGCTGGGCGACGTCATGAAGGAGTCCGCGCAGATCGCCCTGACCTACGTCCGCTCCCACCTGGAGGAGATCGGCATCGAGCCGAAGGTGCTGGATCGCAATATCCACATCCACTTCCCGGCAGGCGCGGTCCCGAAGGACGGCCCGTCGGCCGGCGTCACCATGGTCACGGCCCTGGTGTCCCTGGCCCTGGGCCGCCAGGTCCGCTCCGATGTCGGCATGACCGGCGAGGTCACCCTCAACGGCCGTGTCCTCCCCATCGGCGGGGTCAAGCAAAAGCTCCTGGCAGCCCAGCGAGCCGGCCTGAAGACCGTCTTCATCCCGGCCCGCAACGAGCCCGACCTGGACGAGGTCCCCACCGAAGTCCTGGCCGCCCTGGACGTCCGCCCCGTCGCCGACGTGGCAGAAATCCTGGCCTACGCCATCGAACCGGTCGCCGAACCGGCCTACTCCGGCCCGGCCCTCAGCGCCACCGCATAA
- a CDS encoding zinc-binding dehydrogenase produces MIMLAARLHLGKERRLELDEVPVPEPGADQVLIKVEAAGVCLSDVHLIDGMLSPLFLKGDVVTLGHEVAGTVHALGPGVTAAKVGDRVLLQAGEVRGAAVYTRGVDYDGGWAEYTLARVDTLVPIPDDLPFEQACFIPDAVSTPWAAITATAEVKPGEPVGVWGVGGLGAHGVQLLRMVGAAPIIAVDPLPAARERALEFGADFAFDPADPDLRRKVFAATGTGLAAAFDFAGVAAVREQAVVCLAPQGRLVLVGLTDKPITITGGTAFSFFQQQLRGHYGSQPEHVTQLVKLQGLHRVDFSRSVSAVMPLADAAKAVHALDAKEGNPIRIVLKP; encoded by the coding sequence ATGATCATGCTCGCTGCGCGACTGCACCTCGGAAAAGAACGACGACTGGAATTGGACGAGGTGCCGGTGCCCGAGCCGGGGGCGGATCAGGTACTGATCAAGGTGGAGGCCGCGGGGGTCTGCCTGTCGGATGTGCACCTCATCGACGGGATGCTTTCGCCGCTGTTCCTGAAGGGCGACGTGGTCACGCTGGGGCATGAGGTGGCGGGCACGGTGCACGCCCTCGGGCCGGGGGTGACCGCGGCCAAGGTGGGCGATCGGGTGCTGTTGCAGGCGGGGGAGGTTCGCGGGGCGGCGGTCTACACGCGGGGTGTGGATTACGACGGCGGGTGGGCGGAGTACACGCTCGCCCGCGTCGACACGCTGGTGCCGATTCCGGATGATCTGCCGTTCGAGCAGGCCTGCTTCATTCCGGATGCCGTTTCCACGCCGTGGGCCGCGATCACCGCCACCGCCGAGGTGAAACCCGGTGAACCGGTGGGGGTTTGGGGTGTCGGCGGGCTGGGGGCGCATGGGGTGCAGTTGTTGCGGATGGTGGGGGCCGCGCCGATCATCGCGGTGGATCCACTGCCCGCGGCTCGGGAGCGGGCGCTGGAGTTCGGGGCGGACTTCGCGTTCGATCCCGCTGATCCGGATCTGCGGCGGAAGGTGTTCGCGGCCACGGGGACCGGGCTGGCGGCCGCGTTCGACTTCGCGGGTGTGGCGGCCGTGCGGGAGCAGGCGGTGGTTTGTCTTGCGCCGCAGGGGCGGCTGGTGCTGGTCGGGCTCACGGACAAACCGATCACCATTACCGGCGGGACGGCATTCAGCTTCTTCCAGCAGCAGTTGCGCGGGCATTACGGGTCGCAGCCGGAGCATGTGACGCAGCTGGTGAAGTTGCAGGGGCTGCACCGGGTGGACTTCTCGCGGTCGGTGAGCGCGGTCATGCCGCTCGCCGATGCCGCGAAGGCCGTGCATGCGCTGGATGCCAAGGAGGGCAATCCGATTCGGATCGTGCTCAAGCCTTGA
- a CDS encoding metallophosphoesterase, with product MTVDRRGFLAGAAAAAGVTTLAAAGPAWAAPVPAVADGVPKFPFPTGTDLRILVTGDAGTGARPQWAVADAARALHARQPFSLALGLGDNVYESGPWADDDAQFKAKFEDPNNGLDIPWIMVQGNHDNSSILPGDGGWLLRGDHEVAYHARSARWWMPSRYYSVRIPHEQPIVEFFILDLNPIAAYLPPLFNEYWSAGGTFMTEQAAWLDRALAESPAKWKIALTHHPYLSNGSHGNAGEYDGVPIDLVNGSEVKKFFEAHVLGRCQFLLSGHDHNLQVLEPTTDCKGTRQIISGAAAKTSSGHPDRNPALFQTFTDLGFMVLDLNPSSADLGVYTVDPSNPQPVNVFQRRLA from the coding sequence ATGACCGTCGACCGCCGTGGTTTTCTCGCAGGTGCGGCAGCCGCCGCAGGTGTCACCACCCTGGCCGCCGCCGGCCCCGCCTGGGCCGCACCCGTCCCCGCGGTGGCCGACGGCGTCCCCAAGTTCCCCTTCCCGACCGGCACGGACCTGCGCATCCTGGTCACCGGCGACGCCGGCACCGGAGCCCGCCCACAGTGGGCGGTGGCCGACGCGGCCCGCGCCCTCCATGCGCGCCAACCCTTCTCGCTGGCGCTGGGCCTCGGCGACAATGTCTACGAATCCGGCCCCTGGGCCGATGACGACGCCCAGTTCAAGGCCAAGTTCGAGGACCCCAACAACGGCCTCGACATCCCCTGGATCATGGTGCAGGGCAATCACGACAACAGCTCGATCCTGCCCGGCGACGGCGGCTGGCTGCTGCGCGGCGACCACGAGGTCGCCTATCACGCCCGCTCGGCCCGCTGGTGGATGCCGTCGCGCTACTACTCGGTCCGCATCCCGCACGAGCAGCCCATCGTCGAGTTCTTCATCCTCGACCTGAACCCGATCGCCGCCTACCTGCCCCCGCTGTTCAACGAATACTGGTCCGCCGGTGGCACTTTCATGACCGAGCAGGCCGCCTGGCTGGATCGCGCCCTGGCCGAGTCCCCCGCCAAGTGGAAGATCGCCCTCACCCACCACCCCTACCTGAGCAACGGCTCGCACGGCAATGCCGGTGAATACGACGGGGTGCCGATCGATCTCGTCAACGGCAGCGAGGTCAAGAAGTTCTTCGAGGCGCACGTCCTGGGCCGCTGCCAGTTCCTGCTCTCCGGCCATGACCACAATCTGCAGGTGCTCGAGCCCACCACGGACTGCAAGGGCACCCGCCAGATCATCTCCGGTGCCGCTGCGAAAACCAGCAGCGGCCACCCCGACCGCAACCCGGCGCTGTTCCAGACCTTCACCGACCTCGGCTTCATGGTCCTGGACCTGAACCCGTCATCGGCCGACCTGGGGGTCTACACGGTGGACCCGTCGAACCCCCAGCCCGTCAACGTCTTCCAGCGTCGCCTGGCCTGA